Within the Debaryomyces hansenii CBS767 chromosome E complete sequence genome, the region GACCTACCCAGTTTACCTTCATTCCACACAATTCACATAGGCCAGTCCAACGACACACTTTGCTCAAGCTCGAGTACGTTACCAAGCAAAATGAGCAAGGAATTACCGCCAATAATGGCTACCGAAGAGTATGTTAAACAGAATCAAATGGACTCGGAGTCGGTGTATAATCCACAGGCCGATCTACAGAGTTTGTCGTCTCGAAGAAAAGATTTGGAGCATGACTTGCTTAAGAAAGTTATGAATAGACCGGTGGCTTCTTTTCCAGTCAAAACCATTACTGGGTCGCAAAAATACGATGATACGCATATTACCATCACGGCAAACTTCATTCTATACGTGtttgaaataatcattGCGATTATAGTTGTGACACTTTGTAGTGTTCTTGCTCAGAAGGATAGTAAACTACCCAACAGTATTTACCGATACTTGATTGCAGATGGAGTAGTCTCTCTTATAGTTTCGTTGCTATTCATAACCACCATCATCAATTTCGAAAAACGTAATGGGAGCTTTTATTGTCTTGTGGCGGCCATCATGACCTTTGTTTCTTTTGTTATTGCCATAGCAGTATTAATACCTAGTTCCAATTGCGCAAATGAATCTATATGTACTATGAGGAAAGCTGCAGCAGGCTTTATTATAGTATCGTTCTGTTTATGGTTGAGTAATATTGTCATGTTATTAACTACATATTACATTTCAAACTTAAACCTACTTCAAGATATAAACTTTGATTACAGTAACCAAGGTCTCGACAGTACCTAC harbors:
- a CDS encoding DEHA2E03916p (weakly similar to CA0100|IPF11569 Candida albicans IPF11569), producing the protein MTRRSLKQESNGYYGDKRVISDLSRFEYSTGGPRNRSRNTTPTSIDTESILNSKDDNIRPDPQYPADTANPRYLNDIYKHYMKPSFSSISDVDNSFVPYPTSLSDKDGKILLPYNNKAALDLPSLPSFHTIHIGQSNDTLCSSSSTLPSKMSKELPPIMATEEYVKQNQMDSESVYNPQADLQSLSSRRKDLEHDLLKKVMNRPVASFPVKTITGSQKYDDTHITITANFILYVFEIIIAIIVVTLCSVLAQKDSKLPNSIYRYLIADGVVSLIVSLLFITTIINFEKRNGSFYCLVAAIMTFVSFVIAIAVLIPSSNCANESICTMRKAAAGFIIVSFCLWLSNIVMLLTTYYISNLNLLQDINFDYSNQGLDSTYNDTIQNKPVPYIEPTSPGSNQPLKEYLINENGEMYEIHNPVQVRGRNKIIVYL